A stretch of DNA from Paenibacillus albus:
CATGGAGAACAAGAAACTGATCATTTTCCTAGACAGCGGAGACACAATTGTTGATGAATCGACTGAAATCAGAGATGAAGAGGGGATTGTCATTAGCGCGGACCTGATCCCTGGAGCGGATGTCATGGTGAAGACGCTATATGAGAGAGGGTATACGCTTGCTCTGGTAGCAGACGGTGATGCGCAGTCATTTAAGAACGTATTTAAACAGAATGACCTGTACGAGTATTTTACGACGATGATTTATTCCGAAACGATCAAGGCCAGCAAGCCAAGTCCTCGCATGTTCAAAGCGGCGATTGGGGCGCTGGACCTTAGCGATTCCGATTGCTCCCGAATCATAATGGTTGGCAACAATTTGAGCCGCGACGTAAAAGGTGCGAATGCGCTTGGCATAACGAGTGTGTTCCAAAGCTGGACGACACGCTATCCGCATACGCCTGCAGATGAAACGGAGCGGCCGGCTTACACGATTCGCGAGCCTCTCGAACTGCTCGATTTGGTTGAACAATTGAATCGCGAGCTTGCATATAACTAAGACAGAACAGCATTCATAGCTTCCAAATTCTTTGCTGTATAAACGCCCATTTTGCAGCTGGCTAGGCGCCATTTGCCTACGGGCGAATATCATGGTAACAGAATGAAGGAGGTCATGAACAGCATGGAGAAGAAGGTTACGACTTCCCCGGTCGGAAAGGCGTCTAATCAGCCAATGCCTTCCAAAAAATCGAATGCTTCCAAAGGATGGAACATATCGAAAGGCTGGAATGGATCAAAAGGTGCGAATGCATCGAAAGGCTCGAACGCATCCAATGGCGGAAATGCTTCGAAGGGCGAGAAGAAGCATGAGAATAAGCCGATGGTCATGGAGAAGCACGAAAAGCATCACACTCATCATGAAATGAAGCAAAAATGCCATGAGCATATGCATCGGTACGTACTTGTACACACGCATGACGGCTGGTGCTGCGATGGTATTGTTGAACATATTGACGATGAATACGTATGCCTCGCTGTGCCATGCGGCGGCAATGTAGAGCAGCACGGGCGCGCGTTCTTCCCGCAGCCGCCGTTTTTCCCGATCTATCCATACCCGTTCTTCCCGCGCAGACGGTTCGTTCGGCAAGTATTCCCGCTCACGACGCTGCTCGGATTATCGCTTCTGCCCTATTATTAATCTAGTGATTATCGGCTGTATTCCCTCCGCCGATGTAAAGAGCCGACCTTGTGTCGGCTTTTTGCATTCAATTGGGCATGCTTCGTGGCATCATCTGGCATTATTTTTGCTGAATTTTGTCATAATTTCGTTTATGATGAGTATGAAGTTTATCACATTCACGAAAGAGGGACATTGGTGCATCATCACTTGCATGGCTCTTATGACCTGCTGTTGGTCTTATTCTCTTATTTGGTTGCGACAGTTGCTTCGTATACGGTGTTAGATTTAATTGGGAGAATCAGTACGTCTAGCGGGATGCAGCGCTGGGGTTGGGTTGCTTTCGGCGCGGTCGGAATGGGGCTTGGCGTATGGTCGATGCATTTTGTCGGCATGCTCGCATTCTCGCTGAGTACTCCCGTTGCTTATAATTTGGAAATGGTCATCCTCTCAGTGGTGGTCATTATTGCAGCAGCGTTTATCGCCCTTATCATTGTCGGCCAGAGCAAGCTGACAATACCCCGCTTGATTACAGGCGGTATGCTGCTCGCTACGGGGATCTCGGTCATGCATTATACCGGGATGGCTGCCATGCAAATTAATATTACATATGACCCGTTATTCTTCTCGCTGTCGATTGTAATTGCGATCATCGCTTCGAACGTGGCTTTATGGCTGTCTTTCTTCCTGCATCAGGGAAAGGAACGGAATAAGATATGGGTGAAGCTTGTAAGCAGCTTCATTATGGGAGCTGCGGTAGCAGGAATGCACTATACCGGGATGCATGCCGCGCAGTTCGAAATGCGGGCGGAGTCAGACATGGTGCACGGCGTCATGCTGGACCAAACGTTCCTGCCTTATCTGATCGCAGGTGCAACGCTATTCACGCTGGGGTTATCGATCTTTGGCATCTACATCTCCAATCGCCTGTCCAAGAAGGACTCGGAAATTCTACAGAACGAGCGCTGGTATAAGTCGCTGTTCGAGAACAATCAAGACGGCATTATTTCTATTGACAACGATCTTAATATTATCGACTACAACATGGCTATCACCGAGCTTACCGGGCTTCCCGGAAGTTGGTTTCGAGGTAACTCGATCATCAATCTGCTGCCTTTCGTTGTGGAGGAAGAGTTGGAACGTACTCGCGAGATGCTGTATAAGTCTTTACACGGTGAGATGCAGAACTATCCATCCGCTATCATTCACCAGCTCGGTCATCGGGTTGATATAAACGTTGTGAATGTACCTGTCAACGTGAACGGGCAGATCGTCGGCAGTTATATAATCGCCAAGGACGTAACCGAAGAGAAGGCCGCGAAGGAGCAGATTCAGCATCTGGCGTTTCACGATGAATTGACAGGCCTGCCTAACCGTCGTTGGTTCAATCAGGGGCTCGCGCAGAAGATTGAGAGCGGAAGCGGACGCTTTACGGTGATGGTCATGGATATGGATCGCTTCAAGCTAATCAATGATTCGCTTGGACATACGTATGGAGACTTGTTCTTGCAGGAAGTGAGCAGGCGCATTCAAACGTGCATCCGTGATTTCGACATGACGCTCTCCCGAATGGGCGGCGATGAATTCACGCTGCTCTGTGACGGCATCTATGGGGAAGAAGAGATAACTGAGATTACGGTGCGAATTATTGAGGCGGTCGCGGTGCCATATCGCCTGAAAGAGAATGACTTCTACGTCACGACCAGTATCGGCATCGCGGTATATCCCGAGCATGGGTCAGATGCGGTGCAATTGCTCCAAAACGCCGATACCGCGATGTATGAAGTGAAGAAGAACGGGAAGAACGGCTATCAGTACTATACAAAAGAATTGCATGCGCTATTGCAGGAGAAGATCCAGCTGGAAGGCGATTTGCGGCAGGCGCTCACGCAGGGCCAGCTGTTCCTTGATTACCAGCCGCAAGCCGATGCAGGCACGAATCAGATTATCGGCGTCGAAGCGCTCGTCCGCTGGCAGCACCCGACGAAGGGCATTCTGTCTCCCGGTGTGTTCATTCCGATAGCTGAAGAAACGGCGATGATTTATGAGCTGGGCACTTGGGTGCTGAGGGAAGCCTGCAGGCAAATGAAAGCATGGCATGACGCGGGAGGACCGTTAATTACGGTATCAGTCAACCTCTCATCCCAGCAGTTCCATCAAGCGAATTTAACGACATATATTAAAGATATTTTGGAAGAAACGAAACTTGAGTCGCGCTACTTGGAGCTCGAAATTACGGAGAGCATGATGATGGATCCGAAAGTATCGAGCAGCATTCTGAATGAATTGTCGGAGTCCGGCATTCGCATAAGTCTGGATGACTTCGGAACGGGTTACAGCTCGCTCAGCTATCTCAAGCTGCTGCCTATCCATAAGCTGAAGATCGACCGTTCGTTTATTCGCGACATTACCCAGAATGTGAACGACAAAGCGATCGTAGCGACGATTATTTCCATGGCGAAGCATTTGAACATGGACGTCATCGCGGAAGGCATCGAGACGAAGGAGCAGCTCGACATACTGGTGGACAACGATTGCAGCGAAATTCAAGGTTATTACTACAGCCGGCCGCTGTCCGCGAGTGATGTGGAAGCAATGTTCTTGAGCGACAGAAAGCTGCAGCCGCTGCAATCAGACCGTGCGTAGCGAGCGAATAGCTGAATTCTGACGAGATGGACTTGTCCTCCTATTTTCGCTATTATTGAGACTAGGATGTATTCGCGATTTACAATTTAAAGGGAGAGGAGGAGAAGAGAATGGATTGTATTTTTTGTAAAATTATTGAAGGCAGCATTCCATCCAAAAAAGTGTTTGAGAACGAGCATGTCGTTGCTTTCCACGACATACAGCCTGCAGCACCGGTACATATTCTTCTCATCCCGAAGAAGCATATCGCCACGATGAATGATGTAACCGACGCAGATGATACGCTGATGGCGGAGCTGTTCCGAGCTGCGCGTCATGTAGCTGCAGAGCTAGGCGTTGCAGAATCCGGCTACCGACTTGTAAATAACTGTAATTCAGACGGCGGACAAATTGTTTACCACCTGCATATTCACCTCCTTGGCGGGGAGAAATTAAAGGGGCTTGGTTAAGTTTTTTGCCGCTTTATTACTCGGTTTAGTGGGCTGTTCAGGGGTATGTATAAAAATAGCATGTCCATTTAAGTTGACACTGCCTACCTTAAACCATATAATTAAATTTGATGAACCGTGTTAACTTTTACTGGACGGTCTGATTCGGAGGGAGGGAAAACTGGTGTCTGAAACAAAAGTTCGCAAAAACGAGACAATCGATGCTGCACTCCGCCGCTTCAAACGTACCATCGCAAAGGATGGCGTATTGGCCGAGGTGAAGAAACGCAAGCATTACGAGAAGCCTAGCGTAAAGCGTAAGTTGAAGTCCGAGGCTGCGCGTAAGAGAAAGTTTTAGGAGGATCCTTCCACAATGAACCTTAGCGAACGATTGAACGACGATATGAAGCAAGCGATGAAGAGCCAAGAGAAGTTCAAGCTCACCACGATTCGGATGATTCGTTCGTCCATTAAGAATCAAGAGATCGAACTGAAACGTCCGCTTGAAGACGCTGAACTGCTTGATATCTTAAGTCGGGAGATCAAACAACGTAAAGATTCCCTCCAAGAGTTTCAGAAAGCCGGCCGCGATGATCTTGCGAAAGACGTCGCAGCAGAAATTGAAATTATTAGTGTATACCTGCCTCAGCAGCTGACCGAAGAAGAGATCAAGTTGATTGTTCAGCAGACCATCCAGGAGACCGGTGCTTCTTCCAAAGCCGACATGGGGAAAGTCATGAGTGCACTTTTGCCTAAAACAAAAGGGCGGGCTGACGGTAAACTAGTAAACACATTTGTGCAGCAATTTCTGCAATAACATAGGCTGACAGCCAAACACTCCTCGCCTAGCGGGGGGTGTTTTTTCGTTATATCGTATTGACCATTTGCGCATATTAGCCCACAATTAGTGCTAACCTAACGAAACGAGGCTTCTTGCACAATGCTACGTAATTGGAAAGAAATTTTAGTACTTGCCATCCCGTCGCTCGTTTCATTCGCCAGCATGACGATGACAGGTACGATCAATCTCATTGTTGTCGGTCAGCTAGGCGCACTTATCATTGCAATTGTAGGCGTTTCCAACATCATCATGTATAACGCGTTCGCGCTGTTCTCGGGCATTGGTCACACGCTCAATTACCTTGTTGCTCAGAATAACGGGGCAGGCGATATGCGCAAAGGCATCCAGCGAACTTACATTGCTTTGTATATGTGCATTGCGTTTGGGCTTGTAATCGCGCTCGTCGGCTGGATAGGCGCAGGCGATATTCTCAGGTGGACCGGTGGTTCAAAGGAGCTTGTCAGCACCGGCAGCTTCTATCTCGAGCTAAGGTTCTACGGAATGGCATTTGGCATTATTAATTTTGCGTTCCATGGCTTCTTGCGCGGTATAGGCGCTACGAAGATGTCGATGGTCGTATCGCTCATCACGAATGTACCGATCATTCTGCTCACGTATACGCTCACATTCGGTGAATGGGGCTTCCCGGAACTGGGGTTAACCGGTGCGGGTATCGCAGTTATATTCGGTGAAGGGCTGCAGACGCTAATCTGCGCGTTTATTTTCTTCGTCTTGCTGCACAAAAAGTATCAAACACGCAGCCGAGTTGCGTTCTCGCTCAGCTGGCTTGAGACGAAGTTAATCTCCACTGAGAGCGGTAAGCTCGGCATTCAAGAATTTTCCCTTAGCTTATCCATGTACATCTTCACTGCATTCGTTGCCCGGCTTAGTGACAAAGCGCTCGCGGCTAACGAAGTGGCGCTAAGCATCATGTCGTTTGGCTTCATGCCGGCATTCGCCTTCGGCTCGACGGCAACGATTCTTGTTGGACAGTTTGTGGGTAAAGGCACGCCGCTGCTTGGCCGCAGCGCCGGTACGAATACCGCTATCCTCGGCTCGATGTTCCTGATTGTGCTTGGCACGATAGAGCTTATTTTTGCAAATCAGATTACACATCTGTATACGAATGACAAAGAAGTGTATGAGCTGGCTGCATATCTGATTAAAGTATCCGCTTACTTGCAGCTGTTTGACGGACTGCTGAACTTCTTCGCCGGCGGTCTGCGCGGCATTGGCGATACGACCTTCCTGTTGCGCGTATCGTTTATCGTCAGCTGGTTCGTCTTTGTCCCGCTCGCGTATGTATTTATCTTCGTATTCCATTGGGGCAGCATGGGGGCGTGGCTCGCGCTGTATACGTTCCTGACCATATTTGGGATATCGGTTATGATCCGGTTTTACCGTACGGACTGGACAGCGGTGCGTCTGAAGGAAGCGGCTCATTGATAAAACGAAACGCCTTGCTGTCTTGGACGTATGTGTAGCATAGACGCAAATGAAGTCTTTTGTTATCCATTGAGGGGGCTATTCATGCGAATGATGAATCGATTGCGTATGCTTATCCTGCTGCCGATTGCTTTGCTGCTGCTCAGCTCGCTATTAGCTGCCGCACCGGCGGCTGTTGCAGCTGAGGAGGCTGGCGGGGTGCTTGGCTCCACCGTTTATGTGGTGGAAGCGAACGATACGGTAGATCCGAGCCTGGAGCATTTCCTGGAGCGGGCGTACAAGGAAGCGGAGGATGCGAAGGCGGCGCGTGTGCTGCTCGTGCTGAACACGCTTGGCGGACGTGTTGACAGTGCGCTTAGCATTGGCGAGCTGATTCGCAAGAGCAGCGTTCCGACGACTGTTTACATTCAAGGCAAAGCGGTTTCAGCCGGTACCTATATCGCGCTGAATGCGCAGCAGATCGCCATGCAGCCGGGAAGCACGATGGGCGCTGCCGCTGTGGTGGATGAGAGTGGTACGCTAATTACGAATCCGAAGACCGTATCCTTCTGGACGGAAGAGATGAAGTCGGCGGCGCTGCTGCATGACCGCGATCCGAACATTGCGGCTGCAATGGTCAATACGGATTTGACGCTGGAGCTGAAGGACCTCGGCAGAACGAAGGAGAAGGGCGACGTTCTAACGCTGTCTGCTGCAGATGCGGTGAAAGTCGGATATGCCGAATATACCGCGGCAAGCGAAGAGGAAGCGCTCGCCGGCTTGAAGCTGTCACAGCCGAATGTCGTGCATTTTCAAGCGAGTGTCATGGAGCGGATTGCCCAGTTTCTGACGATTCCGGCTATCATGACGCTGCTGCTCATAATCGGCATCGCGGGCATCGCCATTGAACTCATGGTGCCAGGCTTCGGGATTCCTGGTATTGTCGGTCTCCTTGCATTCGCGCTTTACTTCTTCGGCCATTATATCGCCGGATTCGCAGGCCTTGAAGATGTCGTTCTGTTCGTCATCGGGATTCTGCTGCTCGTCTCGGAGCTATTCGTTCCAAGCTTCGGCATACTTGGCATTTTAGGAGCGGCGTCGCTGGTAGCCGGTGTGCTGATGGCGGCTCCGAATCCGAAGTCTGCTGGATTGTCTTTACTTGCTGCTTTTATCGTGTCGGCGGTTATCGTATTTATAGTCGCTAAACGATTCGCGCATCGCGGCGTGTGGAACAAGTTCATTCTGAAGGATGCGTTAACGACGGAAGAAGGTTATGTTTCTACGGCCAACAAGTCCTCGTATCTCGGCATGAAGGGGACGACAATTACGCCGCTGAGACCTGCCGGAACCGTCCGGATCGGCGATGCTCGCGTCGATGTCGTTACTGCGGGTGAGTTCATCCCGACAGGCGTGGGCGTCATCGTTATTAAAGTCGAAGGCACTCGCGTCGTCGTCGAACAGGAAACCGCTGTACAATAAACAAGTGGAGGGATTTTCGTTATGGACTTAGATCCAACAGTAACCGTTGTCATTATCGTAGTACTGGCTGTAATCGCATTATCGGTGTTCCTTAGCTTCTTCCCGATTATGCTCTGGATTTCGGCATTAGCATCCGGCGTTCGCGTCGGCATTATTACTCTCGTTGCGATGAGGCTGCGCCGCGTCGTACCAAGCCGCATCGTTAACCCGCTCATCAAGGCGACGAAGGCCGGTCTTGGGCTGACGATCAATCAGCTTGAGAGTCACTTCCTCGCGGGCGGTAACGTGGACCGCGTCGTCAACTCATTAATTGCAGCACAGCGTGCGAACATTGAATTGGAATTTGAACGCGCTGCAGCAATCGACCTTGCAGGTCGTGACGTGCTGCTGGCCGTTCAGATGAGCGTTAACCCGCGCGTCATTGAGACCCCAATAGTCGCAGCTGTAGCGAAGAACGGTATTGAAGTGAAGGTTAAGGCACGTGTAACGGTTCGCGCGAACATTGACCGACTGGTCGGCGGCGCAGGTGAAGAAACGATCATCGCTCGTGTCGGTGAAGGTATCGTCACGACGGTCGGCTCCTCGGATTCGCATAAGGATGTATTGGAAAATCCGGATATGATCTCCCGCACGGTGCTTGGCAAGGGTCTGGACGCGGGTACGGCATTTGAGATTCTGTCAATTGATATTGCCGACGTTGACGTAGGCAAGAACATCGGTGCGCATCTGCAGACCGAGCAAGCTGAGGCGGATAAGCGGATTGCGCAAGCGAAGGCCGAAGAGCGCCGCGCGATGGCGGTCGCTCAGGAGCAGGAGATGAAGGCGCGCGTTGTCGAGATGAGAGCGCGAGTGGTTGAATCCGAGTCGCAAGTACCGCTTGCGATGGCCGAAGCGCTGAAGTCTGGCAAGATCGGCGTTCTCGATTATATGAACTTCAAGAACATTGAAGCAGATACTTCGATGCGCAATTCTATTGGAGGCGGCACTCCGGAGAAGAATGAATAGCACGTATCTTAATCGTAAGGAGGAGGTGTCCGAGTGAAGTCGCTTATTGAACTCCTCTTCTCAAACATTTACATCGTGGTCATCTTCGTCGGCTTTGTTCTGACGATGATCAACAAGGCAAGAGGCAAGCAAAATCCGACGAATCGGATGCCGTCCTTCGGCGGCGAGCAGGCTAGACGGCAGCAGCAAGAAGGTGCTCCTGTCGAGGTGCGCGAGAAGAACGCGCAGCAGTCGGAACGCCGCCAAGAGCAGTCTGCACGGCCTGCTCAACTGCGGCCCATGTCGCCTCCCGCAGCGGTAGATACGCCTGCAGGAGTATATAAGACGCAGATGAAGCCGCGAGGCGAGATGATCCCTTCGCAGCCGGAGACGGAGCCTGGCACGCTTCAGCGGGCGTTAGCGGCCGAGCGGCCAGCCGCTGAGACGGGCGGCAGGCAGGCTGGCGCGAAGCGTCAGCAGGAAGCTCAGCTGCCTCAGCGCACGCAAGGCGGCACGGCATTCCGCACGCCGCAAGGTGAGGAGCTGCGCCGAGCCTTCGTTATGGCGGAGGTGCTTGGTCCTCCGCGCTCGAAACGCTCGCTGCGGCGGATGTAATTCTATTAGCAGAGCAAAGCACCACGCTTTCACAGCGTGGTGCTTTTTTGTGCATGTTCAAATGTGATAGTAGCCCGTCGCGATCCACACGCCATGCATGCCTAGCACGACTGCGTAAAGGGAGCAGGTGATGTACATTAAGCTTCGCAGCAGCTTTGTAACCTTCTTGGGCGGGATAAGAAACAGCAGAAGAAGTGGAAGCATGACTTTGAAGAGAAGGAACGCAAGGGGGCTCTGGTGATAGAGCCAATCCATGAACGGATTGGCTTCTTGAATGATTCCAGAACGCAGCCCGAGATCGGTTAGGACGGCATCGCTTGCGCTCGCAATGAGTATGAATGTGATTAAGAAGATCCGCAACTTACGTGTCACCTCATATCGTTCGTGATACAATATGTTTCATTATATACAAATTGTATCAAATATACAAAAACGATACTCGATGGAGCAGTTGAACTCTCATATTTCCTGCGACCTGCGCATATTTTGGTACAGTACGGGAAGGGGGCCTCTGCCGGCATGAGCCGTTTCAATCGCAAACTTCGTAAAATGGCTGCCGATCTGCTCGATTTGCCGCAGGATGTCGTGATGGATTTGCCCCGGCTAACGATGATCGGCGACCGCCAACTTTACATTGAGAATCATCGCGGCGTGCTGCATTTCTCAAGCGATAAGCTGCGTCTCGCGCTGAGCAAGGGCGAAATAGAGGTAACGGGCAGTGATCTCGTTATACGTACGATATGGACAGAAGAAGTCGTCATAGAAGGCTTTATTAAAAATATAGAAGTACGCGAGTAATGCGAGGGGAGCAGCGCTTCTAGGCGGAAGCCGCGCTTCCTTAAGCGTGTGCCGGACAAGCTGCAACGCCAGAACAACCGTTAGGGGGCATGAACGATGAGTGCGACGAATGTGACGTGGATGCAATGGCTCCGCGGATATATCACCGTCCGGGTGCGTGGGGAAGGATCAGAGAGACTCGTTAACACTGCGCTGTCGAAAGGACTATCGCTTTGGTCTATCAGGCGGACAAGCAAGGGGGAGCTTGACTGCTATTTGTTAGTGACGGATTTCTTCCGGCTTCGTCCGATTTTGAAAGAGACAGGCTGCCGCGTCCATGTAACTTCGCGACAAGGGCTGCCGTTCTGGGTGCGCCGCGCGCAGAAGCGCGTTTTTTTTGCAGCGGGGCTCATTCTGTTCTTTATCGGGATGTACTTGCTCTCCTCGCTCATCTGGTCCATCGATGTGAAGGGCAACGATCGGCTGTCGGAGGAGCAAATCTTGCAGGTGGCCAAGCAGGAAGGGTTGTACCCGTTCCAGTGGTCGTTCCGGCTCGATGATGTGACTGTACTGTCGAAGAAAATGGCGCAGAAGCTCCCAGGTGCGGCATGGGTCGGCGTTCAGAAGCATGGTACGCGCATTACGATTCAAGTCGTAGAATCTTCTGTACCGGATAAGAAGCCGCCGCTCGATCCACGGCATCTTGTCGCTTCGACCGACGCGGTCGTGACGAAGGTGCTGGCTGAGACCGGCAGGCCCGTCGTGAAACGCAATATGCGCGTCAAACAGGGCGATGTGCTCATCTCAGGCATGCTCGGGGACGAAACGCACGGGAAAGCGGTCGTTGCGAAAGGCGTCGTGAGGGGTATTGTATGGCATGAATATGACATCGTTTCGCCGCTCACTCGGCAGACGAAAGTATATACGGGCGAGAAGAAAGTCGTATGGTATGCGGTAGTTGCAGGCCGAGCGATGAAGGTAAGTGGTTATGGCGGCAGTCCCTTCGCGATGTACGAAAGCGTGAAGCAAGAGGAGCAGGCTGCGTGGCGGACGATGAAGATGCCTTTTGGAAGAATGAAAGAGACGATACTGGAAGTGAAGCTGCAGAGCCAAACGGTCAGTGTCGAGGAGGCCAAAGCGGAGGGAATCGAACAGGCAAAAGCAGATGTGCTGGCTAAAGTCGGCCCGGAAGCTCAGGTGCTTGGCGAAAACATTTTGCATGAAAAGACGGACAATGGTAAAGTTTATATGAAAGTGCTTTTTGAGGTGGATCAATCGATTGTGAAAGAGAGACCGATAGTTCAGATGCAAGGGGATTGAGTATTTTTGCAAAATGAATTCAAAGTAGCCAAGATTCCACTTGCAAACGCAGCGGAGGGGCTGGCACTATTTGGCCCGCAGGATAAGTATTTACGGCTCGTTCAGCAGCAAACGTCAGCAGACATTGCTTCCCGTGAAGCGGAAATTACGATCTCGGGTCCCAGCGCCGAGGTTGATTCTATCGAACAGCTCTATAGCGTGCTCCAGCAGCTCGTGCGAGGCGGTTACACACCGTCCGAACGCGATATAGCGTATGCGCTTGATCTTTCGCGTACACTGCAGGCAGACCAGTTGCTAGATTTGTTCAAGGCCGAAATTACGACAACGTTTCGCGGCAAACCGATTCGGGTAAAAACGATTGGTCAGCGCCACTACGTGAAAACGATCAAGCGGATGGATGTTGTGTTCGGAATCGGCCCGGCCGGTACGGGCAAAACGTATCTCGCGGTAGTTCTCGCGGTAGCTGCGCTGAAGGAAGGCTCTGTCAAACGGATCGTGCTGACGCGCCCTGCGGTTGAAGCGGGCGAGAACCTTGGCTTCCTGCCAGGTGATCTGCAAGAGAAGGTAGATCCTTACTTAAGACCGCTGTACGATGCGCTCCATGACGTACTCGGCCCGGATCAAACGACCAAAGCCTTTGAACGCGGACTTATTGAAGTAGCACCGCTCGCTTACATGCGGGGCCGGACGCTCGAGGATTCATTTATTATTTTGGACGAAGCACAGAATACGACACCGGAGCAGATGAAAATGTTCCTGACACGTCTCGGTTTTGGCTCGAAGATGGTCATCACAGGGGACGTTACCCAGATTGACTTGCCGCGCGGCAAGCGTTCAGGACTTATCGAAGCACAGCGCATCCTAGCGGACATTCCGGAGATTGGCTTCATCATATTCACGGAGCAGGATGTCGTCCGTCACTCGCTCGTTCAGAAGATTATAACGGCATATAATGTGGACGCAGAGAAGCAGGTCTAAACATAGGCTGTAAGCCTATAAAAAAGTGGCCGCAGGTCACCCACTCAAAGTTAGCCTTGTGACCGAAGGTCACAAAAGCGATTCCCACCACGAATGTTACTGATATCGACAAAAAGTAACATTCTTCCTCTCCGTCTTGGCAGGCATCACGCGGTGTAAGAACGCCGCATGAAAGTGTGTCCGCGCCAGCGGACGAAAACGTTCCCTCGTCGAAGTAAGGTCGAAGACGGCCCAGGCGAAGGCACGGTATTTCCGGGTCCAGGGACGGGAGTCCCTGGGGTCCCCCTTTCAAAGGGGATTTAGGGGATACGAAAGTGTCCTTGGGGATATGTAATTTGGGGGATTGTTCTAGGTTTGGGAGGATAAATAAGATGATGAATCAAGGAACCACCCTAGATGAATCGAAGTCATCGGGATGGAATGGATGGAAGCACAGTGCCGCTGTAAGATGGGTGCTAATGCTTCTGTTTGTTTTGTTGTTTTATTTTTCTTTGGCACCTCATGTGCTCCCGGAGACTTACAACATCGAGCTTGGCAAGCCAAGCGACCGCGACATTGAAGCGCCGATGGAGATTAAGGATGAGAAGGCAACCCTTCAAGCACAGGAACAAGCCGCTGAGCAGGTGGAGCCGATCTATTCCATCGTTGCGCTGCGGAGCGAAGTGCTGCTG
This window harbors:
- a CDS encoding HAD family hydrolase, with the translated sequence MENKKLIIFLDSGDTIVDESTEIRDEEGIVISADLIPGADVMVKTLYERGYTLALVADGDAQSFKNVFKQNDLYEYFTTMIYSETIKASKPSPRMFKAAIGALDLSDSDCSRIIMVGNNLSRDVKGANALGITSVFQSWTTRYPHTPADETERPAYTIREPLELLDLVEQLNRELAYN
- a CDS encoding EAL domain-containing protein; its protein translation is MHHHLHGSYDLLLVLFSYLVATVASYTVLDLIGRISTSSGMQRWGWVAFGAVGMGLGVWSMHFVGMLAFSLSTPVAYNLEMVILSVVVIIAAAFIALIIVGQSKLTIPRLITGGMLLATGISVMHYTGMAAMQINITYDPLFFSLSIVIAIIASNVALWLSFFLHQGKERNKIWVKLVSSFIMGAAVAGMHYTGMHAAQFEMRAESDMVHGVMLDQTFLPYLIAGATLFTLGLSIFGIYISNRLSKKDSEILQNERWYKSLFENNQDGIISIDNDLNIIDYNMAITELTGLPGSWFRGNSIINLLPFVVEEELERTREMLYKSLHGEMQNYPSAIIHQLGHRVDINVVNVPVNVNGQIVGSYIIAKDVTEEKAAKEQIQHLAFHDELTGLPNRRWFNQGLAQKIESGSGRFTVMVMDMDRFKLINDSLGHTYGDLFLQEVSRRIQTCIRDFDMTLSRMGGDEFTLLCDGIYGEEEITEITVRIIEAVAVPYRLKENDFYVTTSIGIAVYPEHGSDAVQLLQNADTAMYEVKKNGKNGYQYYTKELHALLQEKIQLEGDLRQALTQGQLFLDYQPQADAGTNQIIGVEALVRWQHPTKGILSPGVFIPIAEETAMIYELGTWVLREACRQMKAWHDAGGPLITVSVNLSSQQFHQANLTTYIKDILEETKLESRYLELEITESMMMDPKVSSSILNELSESGIRISLDDFGTGYSSLSYLKLLPIHKLKIDRSFIRDITQNVNDKAIVATIISMAKHLNMDVIAEGIETKEQLDILVDNDCSEIQGYYYSRPLSASDVEAMFLSDRKLQPLQSDRA
- a CDS encoding histidine triad nucleotide-binding protein; this encodes MDCIFCKIIEGSIPSKKVFENEHVVAFHDIQPAAPVHILLIPKKHIATMNDVTDADDTLMAELFRAARHVAAELGVAESGYRLVNNCNSDGGQIVYHLHIHLLGGEKLKGLG
- the rpsU gene encoding 30S ribosomal protein S21 encodes the protein MSETKVRKNETIDAALRRFKRTIAKDGVLAEVKKRKHYEKPSVKRKLKSEAARKRKF
- a CDS encoding GatB/YqeY domain-containing protein — its product is MNLSERLNDDMKQAMKSQEKFKLTTIRMIRSSIKNQEIELKRPLEDAELLDILSREIKQRKDSLQEFQKAGRDDLAKDVAAEIEIISVYLPQQLTEEEIKLIVQQTIQETGASSKADMGKVMSALLPKTKGRADGKLVNTFVQQFLQ
- a CDS encoding MATE family efflux transporter, which gives rise to MLRNWKEILVLAIPSLVSFASMTMTGTINLIVVGQLGALIIAIVGVSNIIMYNAFALFSGIGHTLNYLVAQNNGAGDMRKGIQRTYIALYMCIAFGLVIALVGWIGAGDILRWTGGSKELVSTGSFYLELRFYGMAFGIINFAFHGFLRGIGATKMSMVVSLITNVPIILLTYTLTFGEWGFPELGLTGAGIAVIFGEGLQTLICAFIFFVLLHKKYQTRSRVAFSLSWLETKLISTESGKLGIQEFSLSLSMYIFTAFVARLSDKALAANEVALSIMSFGFMPAFAFGSTATILVGQFVGKGTPLLGRSAGTNTAILGSMFLIVLGTIELIFANQITHLYTNDKEVYELAAYLIKVSAYLQLFDGLLNFFAGGLRGIGDTTFLLRVSFIVSWFVFVPLAYVFIFVFHWGSMGAWLALYTFLTIFGISVMIRFYRTDWTAVRLKEAAH
- a CDS encoding NfeD family protein — its product is MMNRLRMLILLPIALLLLSSLLAAAPAAVAAEEAGGVLGSTVYVVEANDTVDPSLEHFLERAYKEAEDAKAARVLLVLNTLGGRVDSALSIGELIRKSSVPTTVYIQGKAVSAGTYIALNAQQIAMQPGSTMGAAAVVDESGTLITNPKTVSFWTEEMKSAALLHDRDPNIAAAMVNTDLTLELKDLGRTKEKGDVLTLSAADAVKVGYAEYTAASEEEALAGLKLSQPNVVHFQASVMERIAQFLTIPAIMTLLLIIGIAGIAIELMVPGFGIPGIVGLLAFALYFFGHYIAGFAGLEDVVLFVIGILLLVSELFVPSFGILGILGAASLVAGVLMAAPNPKSAGLSLLAAFIVSAVIVFIVAKRFAHRGVWNKFILKDALTTEEGYVSTANKSSYLGMKGTTITPLRPAGTVRIGDARVDVVTAGEFIPTGVGVIVIKVEGTRVVVEQETAVQ